One Argentina anserina chromosome 6, drPotAnse1.1, whole genome shotgun sequence genomic window, GACCTTTAATTTAGCAATTTGAATGAGTAACATTTATTTAGATACAAATTGGTGGTTAGTGAGCTACCCTAAGTAGCACGggcacggacacgagtgtccgtattggacacgattcgatacgtagacacggcatatagtAATtgttttggacacggacacgtggtgaacacgttaattaaatattatttttaatatatatatatatatatttatttaaaaaattattttataaatttaaaagtatttagaattttagatgtatatatatgtcaaagtgtgcattaaaatgatgaaaacataacttgttagaatggctaaggacttgataagtaccttagataaccaaggttcgaatcccatcacaagtattcttatttttatcacgagtttctctccttatatatattaaagtgtgtataaatataacaaaaactgaatctgttggaatggttgaggagttattgagtgccttggatgaccaaggttcgattctcaccataagcacctttatttttattatgagttggtgcatGTCCGCGTGCCCGATTTggatactcgcgtgtccgattcggatactcgcgtgtccgggTCGTGTCCAAAGTCAGTTCGCATGTCCGAATGCGGACACGCGTGGCCGGCGCGTATTGgggcgtgtccgtgtcggacacgtaATACGTAATTGCAATGGCGTGTCCGTGCAACCTAGGAGCTACCACTACTACCGTATCACTCTTGACTGCGAGCAATGTATGTTAGACCGTTTCTCAATGGATGCTTTACACAAAAGTAAGGGTCCAAACTTGAGACCTCTTATTATCATAAGAGTCTTAATTTACTCGTCCATCTTACTtgtgttggaaaaatggtttgGTTACCATTTTAAACCAAATAttgattgattaattaaattaagttaaacttaaaattaatcaaagatgaacatagatttgagttctctaTAATGaaggctacaagatcatatgtttgtttgtgtaatttggttagtGGGTGAATacgaaattgtcactcaaaaaTGACTACTTAGAATAAGGGAAagtgtttgtcccacattggaaaagagaattgTTGAAAATGCTTCATATAAAATCTATTGTTTATGGGTTATAAAGTGTGTAAGCATCTTTGTACCATTTCACGCACGCAGGGGGTGCAAATCTCGGGTTGCAAGGAACTTGTGTATGCCTTCGAACACGAATACAACATCAAATTGGGAGTCGGAatgcagatttttttttgcatttccgaaaattcctTTTGGATGTTTCACCTTCTCtagactgttcaaattctttaaCAACATGAATGTTATGGAGGAGATTTGTAACACAAAACGTTTTTGTATTCATTTACTATAACCTATGTATGTTACATTCTTTTTGAATTCCAATAGTCATCTTATTCATTGTTGATTACAAATCCTCACTGTAAATAGTCACtttcctttcattgtaaagtCATTCCAAACACAATCagctctccctctctcaaaCTGTTCGTagcttttctctggtgatagaaagatgTACTTTTCAAGTTCGTTGAGAGTTCTaattagtagtgcaacttcctagaattgtttagtcatTATATCCTGAGAggcaagcgccaagcatccttgcaccggtagaggaggcgtaaacgtcttaaggacaatgTGGTCACACACGTCTTAACTAGTTCTTCGATCATCAATCATTCGGTATTTTGattgagtttatattgaatttcttttgtgttattcgttattaaaattttatgttatacaactgttttataattattttataattcagtttttcatatttatatatgcaatatgatTATTGTTTTTCTAACAATTTGTAGCCGAACACGCTTCCACTGGATCGATCAACAATTGACTTCTGAATGAGCTTCCATTCTGACAAACTTAATTAACATTAAGAGATGTGTACTTGAGTACTACCAAGTACTTGATATAAATACAAGTGTACTACACTACTACCAAGCTAAAACGAATTATCTTACGGGAAATTATCCTTTCAAGTATGTACTAACGGGCAGTGGCGGAATAAGAGGCTTATATTAGAGGGGACAAAAAAATCGTCTTAATTATATGTGCGAAGcgaattatttatttattatcttatttttaaaataggtatatcaaattttttcatcaaaaGTTGTGCAAATGGATGTGAGGCTAGGTGCTTGAGGTTCTTAGTAAGTCGGAAAACGTAATGTGAATTAGAGAATTCACGACAATAAGACTAGTCTAAAATTGATATGAAAACAATAAATCGGTATGATTATTGAATAAAACCGtgtatatttattcatatattaTCACTTGATTTAGTATAAATATACTTTAATGCACCAAACAAATTGTCTTCATCTATTTAAAGCACTCCCTATCTATTAAATTATAGCATCAACTATCAGCATTAACCTATATCAAGCCTTAAATTAGGATtacaaattaataataaaaacagaaaaaaaaactctctaATTTGTCAATTGTCAAAAGATGAGTGGGGGCACATGTTTAATCAACCCCGCCTTTGCTAACGGGCAGTATTATAAAAGGGAGAACATGAAATCGGGAGATGTTTTGGGAATCATGGCTTTCTATATTAGATAGatatttcctttttctcaATGATGCCTTCTGTGTTCCTCTGGAAGAAGGGTTCTAATCCTTATCCAGTCTTTTATTTGGATGAACGGTAGGAGGGTCAACTCTTTTAGTTTCCCTTACAGATCCATGACCTGAATAAACAATTCAAAGTACATTTATCAAATGTCAATATGCCATTAGAAGCAAGAAGAATAAACTCAACATCGTCccccacaaaaaaaaattttgaaaaaaaaaactcaacatCATGTTAACTGTATGAAGAAAATTTTAaaggaggaaaaaaaaaaccactaaTGGGCATTCTTCATTATCTTGCTTAATGAATGAATAAGAAGTAAACCCCGACAAGCTACTGAAGCTAGATAGTATTATGGAGGTCAATGGACTGTTGGCCAAGCTTAAACGCCGTTCCGCCACATCTGATTGAAGTCTAATTAAAATTGGATATATTCTCTGAACCAAGCTAGGCATACACTCTTGCGATCGTGAGCTTAATTACCAAATGAAGATGTTGACAAGGGCTTCTTTCAGCGATCCTGAGTATGATCAGTCACAGCCTACATTGATTTGCTTGATTCAGAATTGAAAGTAGCAGTTTTCAAGTTAAAGAATATGATTGGTGAAAGAGACCATTCTCCAACTAATTAAGAAGCTGGTTACTAATGATAATGACTACTGCAAAACATTGTAGCAGGTAACAGAAGAGTCATGGTTGGAACAACCTTCAACAAATGAGAACTACGAACAGAAGGAATGCCAATGGTTAGTAGCAAAATGAGGTCGAACAATAGGACATATCACATATAGGTTGGAGAATAGAGTCAACTAATCATAGCAACGTAATTACTTCTTAATATTTTTCcaactaattttaaaaaatacacATAATTTATACAGAAACACTAAACCGgctatgagatatatatatatatatatatatatatatatatatatatatatcatatattgaGCCAAAGATATATTTGTCCTTAATTCCTTGGTGAGATGCATGTATCAATTTGTATTCCTGATTCCTCAAACTTGATATTTCAATCATGCTCCTAAATTTGTTATAATCATGACATGTTTATAATTATAACTACTTAGTAGCTaataaacaaacaacaacaaaaagagGGCAAACTGGgcaactaattaattaatgttgtCGATGTATAGAAATTCCGATGTGTTATGGAAGAATATAATAGACATCATAATAGGGAGAAACAtcatttttattcatttataaatagacatttatatatgtattacattgagtatctcgtaaaataataaattatatatcattcattATCTAAACTAACTTATACTAATTATgacaaaatatattaaaaaattacatAGAGTAATTCATATACAACACGATGAGAGAATTAATGGCAGTTAGGTAAAAATGTAATTATTAAATTTCCCCTGTTATGTATAACAGACGCTGTTCGTCTACGTCGAGAAGTTCAAAATTAATGACTATTGatcaaatatacaatatagtaaTTGAAGTAACTCATAGTCTCATGCCATACttcaaatgaaagaaaaaggtACAATTCGACTAAATATGATGAGAACTGTAGGTCAAAATTGGATGAAGACACCAAATACATGCAAGTGAacattttccattttttttttaaatgagggTTTGTGCGGCTATCATAGGGACATGAAGCCTAAACTCCTGATTACAAAGACCTGAAATAATATCAGATATCTCTATAATAAATTTATACTCAACTAGCCACCAATTAGCAAAGAGTGCTCTAATGACTCCTCTATTTGTTTTAAGATAGCCGTGACATACCGTAAAGATAACTCGACTTATGCAAATCATAATTGCCAATAGCACAGCTTTCCCACTATATTGTTGTTGGAAAATAAATCCGACTACACTTAACTTCACCCTGCAATTATGAGGTAACGATCATTTGACAAAATAAAGAACTCGCCACTTACCCAGAGCAGATAAAACACTAAGAGTGCACACACAGACACGCAACCCAACTACTCCTACATAACTATTGTAGGTACTTATTACGTATATATAGTGCAACTGAATTGaaagacaaaaataaaaaacaagagGAAAAAAACACTTAGGGCAAAGGCCCAATAGAGAGGCCCAAGCCCAAACCTTAAACAAGGAAATAGAAAGATGCGCCGCCAGCCAAGTCTTGATCAAACCCACATCAGCCACCACCGGCGGATCCAGTGCGCCGCCCCTCCAATCTTGCTAGGATGCCACCATCGTCATTACGCCTACCTTGCCACCCTGAAAATTAGTGCCGCACTTAACAAGCCACCTCTCCTTTCTACTGAACCCATGAAGCACAACACAGATCAGATCAATACAATCTAATCAGGCCGCGACATGGACTCGATGCGCCGCCATGTACCCTCTGCAAACCAACCTTGACTGCACCACAACGGACTTCTTTCGGCGACATGCCCGACGAGGCACAAAGCAAAACATGACTACCAACTTGATCTTCGTCCTCCTGACAGCCACGATATGATCTTGAATGAGCAGATCGACAAACCAAACCCACACGAGGTCACAATGCCCGTCTGAAGATGACTACAAGGCTTGCCCCCGGACATGAATACTGGATCTCAAACTTCTACCCAAGCGCGTGTAAGCGCGTGTAAGCGCGTGTAAGCGCGTTCTTCACTCTAGGGTTTCCCGCTTTTTCCCTTCCATTTTTCTTTGGTGAGAATTTATCTCTTTGAGACCAAGTGGGGAGCTAGTTATAGTGAATAACATTAAATCATGCATTGGTACAAAAAGCATCACTACTCGATCAATAAACATTCAATTAAATATAACTTTTCTTTTGTTATAGACCACCACCAGATTTGAAGCAAATTTGCCGCTCATTTCTAGTATGCCCACCTCATATTCACCTCCTAACAAGATGCcacatgtatttttttttacaatctAACTATAGTTaactattttatattttaactttgcaattttttatttcctcTAATTCAATTAAGTTTTGGAAATttgaacactctcaaattggtggggaaaagaaataaatttgcCGATGACCCTCTATTTTCCCACCTCATTCCCACTATTCTAAACTCAAGTCATGTGTAtaattgctcaattattatctaaCTATGAGTTGAGAAAAGACACATAACATGAGTTTAAAATGATTGGCATAAGGTGGACAAATGAAGGGTGGTCGAGAAATTTACTTCCGTAAGGAAAAGAGGTTTCGGTACTTAGTCTGGACTTCTTATAAATGGTTTTATCTGTAGTGAAAACCAAGGGTCTTAAACAGAGATATGAGTAacaccaaaaataaaaaagggatATGAGCAGcaaaattttgataaattaCGCACACAACTCTCTTCAAGATCttgttgtaaatatatatgtttctcttttgtagtgttatatatttatatacaatcatctatgtatatatatgtatgcccatatatatatgtttcaaataagtttgctaaaataaacatatatatatatatatataagcggatgtgtaattactaaatccgcctcaatatgaaacaactatatgagggaaacttttggggatcgattgacaccagtcgatatgattgatatatatatttagtgatcttgtaaaaatttcacccaattcggacctcgtttgaccgtcgaaatttccggtaaaccgaaaacaacattaatatgtcataagggaagacccattaccaaaatgcgaacaccgaaagccgtttgcatatttgaaatcacctaatttttttaaccaattgtgtgcggtcgcaccaaggaaacccatttggcaaagccccggtcaatgaggattttaatatgtcaaaacacctcttttttagtttaccgttggtacgaacggtcaaaccatgtccaaaacggacgaaaatTTTACGGGgtctttaaatatatataccgatcacatcttctggtgtcgatcgaccatatttcgaactagagttggcgatcgcctaagtatcaactaatgtatcataacctttatattaggtctaaaataaaactatcgcattatgaagcgactatatgaaggaaacttctcgggatcgatcgacaccagcggatctgatcggtatatatatattagtgaccctataaaaattcatccaatttggatcTTATTTGACCGTCGacattttcggtaaatcgaaaacaccactaatatgccataagggaggacttattacaaatatgcgaacgccgaaagccgtttgcatatctgaaatcaactaatttttgttaactATTGTGCGCGGGCGCATTGAAGAAATGTATTTGGGAAAGcctcggtcaatggggtttcaatatgtcaaaacaccttttttttagttgaccgttggtactaacggtcaaaccatgttcaaaacggacgaaatatttacgggttccctaaatatatcataacctttaaattaggtttataataaaactatcacattatgaagcgactatatgaaggaaacttctcggaattgattgacaccatccgatgtgatcagtatatatatttagtgattattttagaatttcattcaattcgaaccttgtttgaccgtcggaatttccggtaaaccaaaaacaacactaatatgctctaagGGAGACCCATTACTAAAATGCGAATGCGGaaactgtttacatatttgaaatcacctaatttttgtcatcaatcgtgcgtggtcacaacgaggaaactcatttggcaaatctccggtcaatgagattttattatgtgaaaacttctgttttttggttgaccgttggtacagacggtcaaactatgttcaaaacggatgaaatttttacatggtccctaaatatatatatcgatcacatctactggtattgatcgaccatatttcaaactgaagtTGTCGAGCGCCGAAGTGTCTACtcatgtatcataacctttatattaggtttataataaaactatcacattataaagcgactatatgaatgaaacttctcggaattgatcgacaccatccgatgtgattagtatatatatttagtgatcattttaaaatttcatccaattcagacctcgtttgaccgttgaaatttccagtaaaccaaaaacaacactatatgccctaagggggacccattaccaagatgcgaatgcggaaagttgtttacatatttgaaatcacataatttgtgtcatcgatcgtgcgtggtcgcaactaaaaaactcatttggcaaagccccggtcaatgagattttattatgtgaaaacgcctcttttttggttgactgttggtacggacggtcaactatgttcaaaatggatgaaaattttacattgtccctaaatatatatatatatatatatatatatatatatatatcgatcacatctattggtgtcgatcgtcaatatttcaaaactagaatttatttgtgacttttttttagaatgttttataataattcttttattgtttaaaACCCtgaaattagagtattatattttttgtcctatacaagcccgcaaggctGGTTGACGAGCCATAGATTCAGTCCggtttttaaaaaatttaaaaaaaattgcaaaaaaaccaaaccgaactgaaGTTCAATTTCAGTTCGGTTTTCAGTTTGAACCGAATTCCACCCCTACCGCAAATACTACTTTTTTTATTGAGTAAATTGTTTAAATTTATTCATTGTCTCTAAAAATTTAAtagtaaaatataaaatatttaattcCGGTTAGATTGTAGAAAAGAAGGGACATGTGTCATCTTATTAGGAGATGAGCATGGGTTAGGCATATCAGGAGTGGGTGACAAATTTACTTTCCATTGGATTAATTATATAAGAACTATCAATCGAtctatctttcttttttcgaAGACGATCGATATATCTAACAGTTAATAATATTACAAATTGATTTGCTTGGCGTATGtgtaaaatgaataaaaagACATACAATGAAGTTCTACCTATTTCTCTCTAGATGAATTTCTCTCGATCTAACTCATCTAGAAATCTCATCCCCACTTTTTTCGTTGAGAATCTAAACTCcccctcttttcttcttccttgaaaGGAAATCTCTCATCAACTTAGACGCTACaaaatgacatgaacataatacTAATATTTCTCACACGGAGTAGGAAATTCGGAATCACACAAAAATGCACAGAGCCATAGAATTGGgcaagtctctctctctcttttttctttttctttttttggactTTTTGAGGGATTGGACAAGTCTTGTTGGAGTAATGGAGTTGTTGGTGCTTATCAAATCGATTTGTTGtgtaaattaagaaaataagtTAATAGATCCTTTAGACGCGCAAGGCGAAGCAAATGGGGTCAACGCTCCCCAAAAAACTAGAGGGCAGGAGAGGCAAAGGCAAATTGATCGATGACTTTGCTTTTGGTCTAAGCTCTACAACACAAGGCAAGCTCCATGCTTTGCCATCACAACAGCCACGACCTTACCATCCAAAACATCGATTCATTTGTTACTGTATTACTATCAATTATCAACGTTCAACTACTCTCTTCACTATAAATACACAACCCACCCTATTCAAATTCATCCACATTATTCCCTAGTTTCCTCTCGAGTCCTCTTTGACTGCTAGCAGAAGCATAAGCAAAACACAACCATGGCGGCTATGTTTGCACTGTTTGTGATGACTTTCGCCATCCTCTTCGGCAACTCAGCTGCGGATCCAGACATGCTTCAAGATATTTGCGTCGCCGACAAGGCTTCTCGTACGTACAAACCCTCCTCCTACTTGCTCTTATCTTCTAGTCTATTATTTCAGATTGAAATTAGTTTACATTTGCTTCAAAGTTTGACATGATTATATGATGAATGAAACAGCGGTGAAAATGAATGGTTTTGCTTGCAAGGACGCTGCAAATGCAACCGCAGAGGACTTCTTCTCTGCCGGACTAGCCAAGCCGGGACTCACCAACAACACTTTCGGCTCTTTGGTGACTGCAGCCAACGTACAAACGATCCCGGGCCTCAACACTCTGGGCGTGTCGTTGGCTCGAATTGACTATGCCCCCGGAGGCATCAACCCACCTCACACTCACCCACGCGCCACCGAGATAGTCTTCGTGCTTGAAGGTTCGTTGGATGTTGGGTTCTTTACCACAGCAAACAAGCTCATTTCAAAGACCATTGTCAAAGGTGATGTCTTTGTGTTCCCAAAGGGGTTGATTCACTTCCAGAAGAACAATGGCAAGGTCCCTGCTGCCGTGATCGCAGGGTTCAACTCTCAGCTGCAGGGCACCGCCAACATTGCCCTCACCTTGTTTGCCGCCACGCCTCCAGTGCCAGATGATGTGTTGACCAGTACTTTCCAGATTGGTACCAAAGAGATTAAGAAGATCAAGGCAAAGTTTGCACCCAAGGCCTAGAAATTTTCATTGTATTCTACATGCATATTCAATAGCTCGATGGGGTGCGGGAATTGTACTCGGTTTCTTTGTTAATCTATTGTgctttttttcttcatgttctttgAAAATAAGTGTTCTAATTGTATGGTGGTTGATAATAACACATCTTAAGTCTGGAGGAGTGGCTAGCTGTCCATCTAATCTGAAATGATTTAATAACTTCTTGGTTAAGTTTGGTTCACTTCTTAACCAGAGATTCACCAAACGTTGTTTACTTTAAAATCCCCCCTTTTTTCTTGAACAAAAGACTGGTTTTGTTGAAATTATGCTAAAGTGATTGTTACATTTAGTTGTTCACTTGTTCCCACTTATAAAAAGTCATAATCATGACTCACTTTTGGCTCAATGAGGCACTACCtctaaagaaattgaaagccCGTTGAGTAAACTAGTTTAATACGCACATATGGACTGCATCTTCAATCAAAACTCCAGGAACTTGTGAAAAGTTCATGGTTGTGCCTAGAAGTCGAACAGAAACATTCAAAGggaaaaccggaaaaccatgaaCATAATAGGATGGGGCAATGATAGAGAAAGAAAATTTTGCAGAGGTAGGAGCGATTAGGTGTATAATATGTTTTCTTTAAGGCAATAGGACCACTATTCACAAGGACAAACAAGGAGAGTATAGATTCTTAGTTTACAAGCCTAAGATATGATAAATAACAACACAAGCATAATATTGTATGTTAAAATCATGATTATGTGTTTCCCACATCACTAATACTACTTATGGATATTGTTTAATATGTTGATTGTTTCCCCCCAAAAGAAAACGTATCAGCCCATGTTATAAATGATTTGTTATTACAGGTTCCATAACGTTGCGGCAAATTctagaaaaatgaaaattgaagaTGTTTGAATATACTTTTGGCGTAAACCCGTGTTATAACTTTGCCAAAACATTCAAGCTCTGATAACTCAGCTCGATAAAACACAATAGTTGTCAAAATAGGTGCTTTACTCCACTGCGCTAGCTTCCCTAATTTATCGAGGATTCTAAGAGATATAGTTCTTTGCATAAACtttagaattaattcaataTACCCCTTAAATTTTACACTTAAAATCAGTTCACCActtaacttttattttaatcagttcacccccatatattttcaaatgacatcaaagaaagacaaaattcagatttttATATGGATTATCGATAATTATACTTCGAGACCTAATTTTAAAGTTTCAGTGTTGTTATATTGATCTTGCATATATGTTTTAAAACCTTCTTTTGATAGTTTTTGATCGGATTTTTAACCAAGAAAATCTAACTTTTATCATTCTTTGatgttatttgaaaatatatgagGTGAACTAATTAACATAACAGTTTAAAGAGTGAACTGATTTTAGGTGTAAAATTTAAGGGgttaaactgaaattaattctaaACTTTATCAGCAAAAGATGGATTGATCATTTATATGTAGTTATGTACTATTTTAGTGTGCAACAGCACATCACATATGTAGTGGACCAAAGATCTATGAAATTCCTGCACAAGAGCTCCCTTCTACTTCTTAACAAGTATTGAGGGTGTGTATCTGTAAATGACAAGTTTGGCTTGGGAGAGAACGTTGCACACAAACATACAGTATATTGCAAACAGAGAAATATAGCAAGTTGGATGAGAATGGAAACTAATTAAATCTAATACCCAGCAGATTAATGCATATAGTAAAAAAATGTAAAGCAGGTTATAACTTCCCGCCGCCAAAGATGACATAATAGAAAAATACTTGGTTGACAGTATGATATAAGTGAAAATTGGTTAAACTACTTAAAACTTCTACTATTCAATGTGTACTAACAATTATTGAAACACATACTGAATCCAAAACTCTTGTGGAAGTGCCTCACTTAAGCCCAGCCTGCTGCCTGCCATCAGGGATTGCAAAGAGAACAATAGGCTTTGAAGGCCTGAGGTAGGGAACATCACATCTGAAGTATCCTTTCCTCTCAAGTTGCAATACATCTCCACGCTTCAGATTACGCATGTTGGAATCCCCAAGGGCTGCTGTCTCCTTTTCGGTACATGGGTTAACCACATCAAGGAAATCCTCGCCTTCCTCAAGCTGCAATTACCaaaaaagatttaaaaaaaaatcaaccaaCTCAATTTCATATAAGTACCAGCTAGCAGATAAACACCATGCATATATAACCATTTTTTGTAAGGCATAGAAAACTCAGAAGTTGCTGAATGGCACATACCTTCTTCTTTGTTATCAGATAGTCAAACTCCATCAACGAGAGCTTAACTAGTTCATCAATTTTGGGCAGCCAAGTAAGCTTCAATTTGGTGGTCTTCACAGATCCTTCAAGATGCAAAACGCCAAAGAGGGAAAGATTTCCATCTTGGTCCCTCTCAATCTTCTTAACTATGGCATTCCCCCAATCCATCAAAGTGACCTCCTCATCAACTGATATCAACTCCGCATCAGCTCGATCTACCCATATGCTCCTTGTGAATGTTGTTGTCTTCTCTCCAGCACCTTCATACTTCTTATGCCTAGGTATTATGCGGACAAATGGCTTCTCAGGGCCATTAGAGAGGGTCAACAACACTCGTCCCTCTTCAATGACAGCAGTGTGTCTTGGGCATACAGGATCAATAATCTTCTTGTTAATTGTCCACAGTTTGTCCCATTCCATAAGATTCAGATTCTTCGAAGCCCCCTAAATCATACAATCATTAAACATCGGCTATTGAGTTCAACATTCAAAGTCcgaataaactaaaaatatcCATATTGCAAAGATAATCTAACACACCTATGAAACAGAGGACATAAAATTATATGTCATTAACTATTGGTGCATTCCATTAAGTCATCCACACACTTGGCACATAGCAGTTAAGGTTTAAGATACTAAGATAAACAAATACCGTGTTAACCATGATTATACAGATTAGTATCTTACCATCTCCAGAATGAACTGTATCAATGCTTCAATTTTGAGACCTCTACGCACAATTCCTTGAACAGTGGGAAATCGAGGATCATCCCACCCGTTGACCTTCTCATTTTGAACAAACCACAAAAGCTTGCGCTTGCTGAGGAGTGTATATACCATGTTCAACCTACTGAACTCATAAATATGCACTTTTCTCAGTCCCATATCACCTTGAATCCTATAGTACTGGGCGTTGCGATCATGGTACTCACTAGATCGAAGTGCATGAGTTATACCTTCAATGGCATCAACAAATGGACAAGCAAAATCATAAGTGGGGTAGACCTTGTACTTGGACCCAATCCTGTGATGCGGCAATGGATTGCAACGGTAATAGACAGGATCTCTGAGTGATTTGTTCGGATCCTGCATATCCAGCTTCCCTCTTATACAACACTGCAGCCCCCTCTCTGAACCTGCAATCATCTGCTCCCACAACTTCAAATTTTCCTCTTTGCTGTGGTTTCTACACTTAGACTCAATCCCATCCATTCGCTCTTTTTGCATCT contains:
- the LOC126799348 gene encoding glutamate--tRNA ligase, cytoplasmic, with the protein product MKLKSLSFPAECPPLSVIAASKIAGISVPADASLAPASPPVLHFSDGRNLRGVPPLLRYFGRISNLCGGDAFQDAQIVEWIDYAPVLSVGSAFETACKHLDEYLGSRTFLVDQSFSIADIAIWSGLAGAGLRWESLMKSKKYPNLTRWFSSILAEHSAALNQVTAVHVGKKGGAAKSKENPASQQPKGVSGDAAKAGTTMKGTFEVELPEAEFGKVKLRFAPEPSGFLHIGHSKAALLNQYFAQKYGGAVILRFDDTNPAKESNEFVDNLIKDVETLGVKYEIITYTSDYFPELMKMAEKLIVEGKAYVDDTPREQMQKERMDGIESKCRNHSKEENLKLWEQMIAGSERGLQCCIRGKLDMQDPNKSLRDPVYYRCNPLPHHRIGSKYKVYPTYDFACPFVDAIEGITHALRSSEYHDRNAQYYRIQGDMGLRKVHIYEFSRLNMVYTLLSKRKLLWFVQNEKVNGWDDPRFPTVQGIVRRGLKIEALIQFILEMGASKNLNLMEWDKLWTINKKIIDPVCPRHTAVIEEGRVLLTLSNGPEKPFVRIIPRHKKYEGAGEKTTTFTRSIWVDRADAELISVDEEVTLMDWGNAIVKKIERDQDGNLSLFGVLHLEGSVKTTKLKLTWLPKIDELVKLSLMEFDYLITKKKLEEGEDFLDVVNPCTEKETAALGDSNMRNLKRGDVLQLERKGYFRCDVPYLRPSKPIVLFAIPDGRQQAGLK
- the LOC126799353 gene encoding rhicadhesin receptor, which gives rise to MAAMFALFVMTFAILFGNSAADPDMLQDICVADKASPVKMNGFACKDAANATAEDFFSAGLAKPGLTNNTFGSLVTAANVQTIPGLNTLGVSLARIDYAPGGINPPHTHPRATEIVFVLEGSLDVGFFTTANKLISKTIVKGDVFVFPKGLIHFQKNNGKVPAAVIAGFNSQLQGTANIALTLFAATPPVPDDVLTSTFQIGTKEIKKIKAKFAPKA